One genomic region from Natronomonas salsuginis encodes:
- a CDS encoding asparagine synthase C-terminal domain-containing protein — MVTDGASTEAVRTAMERGDALSGIDGFAGEVDGRLVRDVLGRYPLFSEADDPTAWSFDPRDLADPDPVPAGHARDVRGDEALWTLPDPAPCDDGDRAIDTVRDAVVASVDAADGDPAIAFSGGIDSSILAARLDGSLYVGGFEGSHDVDAARSAAAALGRDVRVVEFTHADIERGIPALVEATGRTNPMDLQIALPLYLVAEAAVADGHDRLALGQGADELFGGYAKIANAPGDHRVAAETVRGAAHETIDSLPRQLERDVLALRAAGVEPVVPLLSDRVIDAALRLPGELLATGDERKIALRRACDFLPEEIRHRDKKAVQYGSLLAREFDRLARQAGFKRRMDNHLERYVESVVSDDG, encoded by the coding sequence ATGGTGACGGACGGCGCGTCCACCGAGGCGGTTCGGACGGCGATGGAGCGCGGCGACGCGCTCTCGGGGATCGACGGATTCGCGGGCGAAGTCGACGGCCGACTCGTCCGAGACGTGCTGGGTCGATATCCGCTGTTTTCGGAGGCCGACGATCCGACGGCGTGGAGCTTCGATCCGCGGGATCTCGCCGACCCGGATCCGGTTCCGGCGGGACACGCCCGCGACGTGAGGGGCGACGAGGCGCTGTGGACCCTCCCCGACCCTGCGCCGTGCGACGACGGTGACCGGGCGATCGACACCGTCCGAGACGCGGTCGTCGCGTCGGTCGACGCCGCGGACGGCGACCCGGCGATCGCCTTCTCCGGCGGCATCGACTCCTCGATTCTCGCGGCGCGGCTCGACGGCTCGCTGTACGTCGGCGGCTTCGAGGGGAGCCACGACGTCGACGCCGCGCGATCAGCGGCGGCCGCACTCGGCCGCGACGTTCGCGTCGTTGAGTTCACCCACGCCGACATCGAACGCGGCATCCCCGCGTTGGTCGAGGCGACCGGCCGAACCAACCCGATGGACCTCCAGATCGCGCTCCCGCTGTATCTCGTCGCCGAGGCCGCGGTCGCCGACGGCCACGACCGCCTGGCGCTCGGGCAGGGCGCGGACGAGCTGTTCGGCGGCTACGCGAAGATCGCCAACGCACCGGGCGACCACCGCGTGGCCGCCGAAACCGTTCGGGGAGCGGCCCATGAGACGATCGACTCGCTCCCGAGACAGCTCGAACGGGACGTGTTGGCGCTCCGAGCCGCCGGCGTCGAGCCCGTCGTCCCCCTGCTCTCCGATCGAGTGATCGACGCCGCGCTACGATTGCCGGGTGAGTTACTGGCGACCGGTGACGAGCGGAAGATCGCCCTCCGTCGCGCGTGCGATTTCTTGCCGGAAGAGATCCGCCATCGCGATAAAAAGGCCGTCCAGTACGGGAGCCTCCTCGCGCGGGAGTTCGACCGGCTCGCGAGACAGGCCGGGTTCAAGCGCCGGATGGACAACCACCTCGAGCGGTACGTCGAATCGGTCGTCTCGGACGATGGATGA
- the gatA gene encoding Asp-tRNA(Asn)/Glu-tRNA(Gln) amidotransferase subunit GatA yields MSHNAFITEERIEGDDRGPLAGRTVAVKDNISTEDVRTTCGSNALVEYVPPYDATVVERLKAAGATIVGKTNMDEFGMGTTTETSAFGPTENPAAPGRVPGGSSGGSAAAVAAGEADVALGSDTGGSVRCPAAFCGVVGIKPTYGLVSRYGLVAYANSLEQIGPLAPTVEAAAELLEVIAGPDPKDATTRELEDADTDYAAAADGDVSGLTIGVPTELVEGADDGVRAIFDDALDDLEAEGATIEEVSLPSVETAVQAYYVIAMSEASSNLARFDGVRYGQAGESDGNWNEAFAAARDVGFGEEVKRRVLLGTYALSAGYHDKYYRKAQDARAWIKQDFDAAFESVDVLASPTMPVPPFETGESLGDPLQMYLADANTVPVNLANLPAISVPAGETDEGPVGLQFVGPAFAESTIIRAGSALA; encoded by the coding sequence ATGAGCCACAACGCGTTCATCACCGAGGAGCGAATCGAGGGGGACGACCGGGGACCGCTCGCCGGTCGAACCGTCGCCGTCAAGGACAACATCTCGACGGAGGACGTCCGAACGACCTGCGGGTCGAACGCTCTCGTCGAGTACGTCCCGCCGTACGACGCCACCGTCGTCGAGCGCTTGAAAGCCGCCGGCGCGACGATCGTCGGCAAGACGAACATGGACGAGTTCGGGATGGGAACGACGACCGAGACCTCGGCGTTCGGTCCGACGGAGAACCCCGCCGCGCCGGGGCGCGTTCCGGGGGGTTCCTCCGGCGGCTCGGCAGCAGCCGTGGCGGCGGGCGAGGCCGACGTCGCGCTCGGCTCCGACACGGGCGGCTCGGTCCGCTGTCCGGCCGCCTTCTGCGGTGTCGTCGGGATCAAACCGACCTACGGACTCGTCTCTCGATACGGGCTCGTCGCGTACGCCAACTCCCTCGAACAGATCGGGCCGCTGGCTCCCACGGTCGAGGCCGCCGCGGAGCTACTCGAAGTTATCGCCGGCCCCGACCCGAAGGACGCGACGACGCGCGAGCTGGAGGACGCCGACACCGACTACGCGGCCGCCGCCGACGGCGACGTGTCTGGGCTCACGATCGGCGTGCCGACCGAACTGGTCGAGGGGGCCGACGACGGCGTCCGGGCGATCTTCGACGACGCGCTCGACGACCTCGAAGCCGAGGGCGCGACGATCGAGGAGGTGTCGCTCCCATCGGTCGAAACCGCCGTGCAGGCGTACTACGTCATCGCGATGTCAGAGGCCTCCTCGAACCTCGCGCGCTTCGACGGCGTCCGATACGGGCAGGCGGGCGAGAGCGACGGGAACTGGAACGAGGCCTTCGCCGCCGCCCGCGACGTCGGCTTCGGCGAGGAGGTCAAACGGCGCGTGCTGCTCGGCACCTACGCGCTCTCGGCCGGCTACCACGACAAGTACTACAGGAAGGCTCAAGACGCCCGCGCGTGGATCAAACAGGACTTCGACGCGGCGTTCGAGTCCGTCGACGTGCTCGCCTCGCCGACGATGCCCGTTCCGCCGTTCGAAACGGGCGAAAGCCTCGGCGACCCGCTGCAGATGTACCTCGCCGACGCCAACACCGTCCCAGTCAACCTCGCGAACCTCCCCGCGATCTCGGTGCCGGCGGGTGAAACCGACGAGGGGCCGGTCGGTCTCCAGTTCGTCGGCCCCGCCTTCGCCGAGTCGACGATTATCCGGGCCGGGTCGGCCCTAGCTTGA
- the gatC gene encoding Asp-tRNA(Asn)/Glu-tRNA(Gln) amidotransferase subunit GatC encodes MTVDDEEVRHVARLARVDLDEAEVERFTEQFGEILEYFEALDAVPETEPEPELANVMRPDEVEAGLTQEEALRNAPETEDGQFKGPKVS; translated from the coding sequence ATGACTGTCGACGACGAGGAGGTCCGCCACGTCGCACGACTCGCGAGAGTCGACCTCGACGAGGCGGAGGTCGAACGGTTCACCGAGCAGTTCGGCGAGATCCTCGAGTACTTCGAGGCGCTCGATGCGGTGCCGGAGACCGAACCGGAGCCTGAACTGGCGAACGTGATGCGACCGGACGAGGTAGAGGCGGGGCTGACCCAAGAGGAAGCGCTCCGGAACGCGCCCGAGACGGAGGACGGGCAGTTCAAAGGGCCGAAGGTCTCATGA
- a CDS encoding PHP domain-containing protein encodes MLSVELHSHSDLSYDGRDPVELLLEQAEAVGLDALAITDHDEIDASLEAAAMADEYGLVGIPGMEVSSAAGHVLALGVETLIPAGLSYDETLGRIRSQDGIAVVPHPFQSSRHGVAAHISLDQLADADAIEVYNSRLFTGRANRQAERFAEERGIPMTAGSDAHIAEMVGQAVTEVDAYHGSVDSILDAIVEGRTTVVGKRTPWFISVQQFGGGVKRRLASALPW; translated from the coding sequence GTGCTGTCGGTCGAGCTTCACTCACACTCGGATCTGTCCTACGACGGGCGCGATCCCGTCGAACTGCTGTTAGAACAAGCTGAGGCCGTCGGACTCGACGCCCTGGCGATCACCGATCACGACGAGATCGACGCCTCGCTCGAGGCGGCCGCGATGGCCGACGAGTACGGCCTCGTCGGCATCCCCGGGATGGAAGTGTCCAGCGCCGCCGGCCACGTGCTGGCGCTGGGCGTCGAGACGCTCATTCCGGCGGGGTTGAGCTACGACGAGACGCTCGGCCGAATCAGATCGCAGGACGGAATCGCGGTCGTGCCGCACCCGTTCCAATCCTCGCGTCACGGCGTCGCCGCGCACATCTCGCTCGACCAGCTGGCCGACGCCGACGCGATCGAGGTGTACAACTCGCGACTCTTTACCGGCCGGGCGAACCGACAGGCCGAGCGGTTCGCCGAGGAGCGTGGCATCCCGATGACCGCCGGCAGCGACGCCCACATCGCCGAGATGGTCGGGCAGGCGGTCACGGAGGTCGACGCGTACCACGGGAGCGTCGACAGCATCCTCGACGCCATCGTCGAGGGGCGAACGACCGTCGTCGGGAAGCGAACGCCGTGGTTCATCAGCGTTCAGCAGTTCGGCGGCGGCGTCAAACGCCGCCTCGCGTCGGCGCTGCCATGGTGA
- the purL gene encoding phosphoribosylformylglycinamidine synthase subunit PurL, protein MREKGAYNCMSLPPSDRELVVEALGRDPTPAEVALFENLWSEHCAYRSSRPLLSAFESESDRVVIGPGDDAAVVALPDPETGENSDTYVTMGIESHNHPSYVDPFDGAATGVGGIVRDTLSMGAYPIALADSLYFGAFDHEHSKYLLDGVVEGISHYGNCIGVPTVTGSVAFHDGYEGNPLVNVACIGLTNEERLVTAEAQTPGNELVLVGNATGRDGLGGASFASEDLAEDAETEDRPAVQVGDPYAEKRLIEANEELIDADLVRSARDLGAAGLGGASSELVAKGGLGAHIELDRVHQREPNMNATEILLAESQERMCYEVRPEDVEDVEAIAEKYDLGCSVIGEVTEGNYVCTFGGSETQDVSDEPSGGEPRGRDTVVDCDAEYLADGAPMNDLDHTEPLAQDRDLPSPDLTDGFEAVVSSPNTASKEWVYRQYDHEVGTRTAVKPGDDAALLAIREVGVGLAFASGADPNWTATAPYEGARAVALENAINLATTGATPLAAVDCLNGGNPEKSDVYGGFRAIVDGLADMCSELGVPVVGGNVSLYNDSVAGPIPPTPTLAMAGTKAGYDAPGIDLDGGGDLLLVGGQASSLGGSELLAQFGGTDRFPAVPERAADLVAAIAAIANDERTLSVHDVSHGGLAVTLAEMIGTAGAAVELPGASPLEALFSEASGRVVVETTDPDAVRELAGDVATVERIGESTQTGRLDCTVGDETLSYTAAEIEALRDALTSGLE, encoded by the coding sequence ATCCGGGAAAAGGGTGCATACAACTGCATGAGTCTCCCGCCGTCGGACCGCGAACTCGTCGTCGAAGCGTTGGGGCGTGATCCGACGCCCGCCGAGGTCGCGCTGTTCGAGAATCTCTGGAGTGAACACTGCGCGTATCGTTCCTCGCGGCCGCTGCTCTCGGCGTTCGAGAGCGAGAGCGACCGGGTCGTGATCGGCCCCGGCGACGACGCCGCCGTCGTCGCGCTTCCCGATCCCGAAACCGGTGAGAACAGCGACACCTACGTCACGATGGGGATCGAGAGCCACAACCACCCCTCCTACGTCGATCCCTTCGACGGTGCGGCGACGGGCGTCGGCGGCATCGTCCGCGACACCCTCTCGATGGGCGCGTATCCGATCGCGCTCGCCGATAGCCTCTATTTCGGCGCGTTCGACCACGAACACTCGAAGTATCTCCTCGACGGCGTCGTCGAGGGGATCTCTCACTACGGAAACTGCATCGGCGTGCCGACGGTGACCGGCAGCGTCGCCTTTCACGACGGTTACGAGGGGAACCCACTCGTCAACGTCGCCTGCATCGGCCTGACAAACGAGGAGCGACTGGTGACCGCGGAGGCGCAGACGCCGGGCAATGAACTCGTCCTCGTCGGGAACGCCACCGGACGCGACGGACTCGGTGGGGCCTCCTTCGCCAGCGAGGATCTGGCCGAGGACGCCGAAACCGAGGACCGGCCCGCGGTGCAGGTTGGCGACCCCTACGCCGAAAAACGACTCATCGAGGCCAACGAGGAGTTGATTGACGCCGATCTCGTCCGATCGGCCCGTGATCTCGGCGCGGCCGGACTCGGCGGCGCGTCCTCCGAACTCGTCGCGAAGGGCGGCCTCGGCGCGCACATCGAACTGGACCGGGTCCACCAGCGCGAGCCGAACATGAACGCGACCGAGATCCTGCTCGCCGAATCCCAAGAGCGGATGTGCTACGAGGTCCGTCCCGAGGACGTCGAGGACGTCGAGGCGATCGCCGAGAAGTACGACCTCGGCTGCTCGGTCATCGGCGAGGTGACCGAGGGGAACTACGTCTGCACCTTCGGGGGAAGCGAGACGCAGGACGTCTCGGACGAACCGAGCGGCGGTGAGCCGCGAGGTCGTGACACGGTCGTCGACTGCGACGCCGAGTACCTCGCCGACGGCGCACCGATGAACGACCTCGACCACACGGAACCCCTCGCGCAGGATCGCGACCTACCGTCGCCCGATCTCACCGACGGCTTCGAGGCAGTCGTCAGCTCGCCCAACACCGCTTCCAAGGAGTGGGTTTACCGGCAGTACGACCACGAGGTCGGAACGCGGACCGCGGTCAAGCCCGGCGACGACGCCGCGCTGTTGGCGATTCGAGAGGTCGGCGTCGGCCTCGCGTTCGCTTCGGGTGCCGATCCGAACTGGACTGCCACCGCCCCCTACGAGGGCGCTCGGGCGGTCGCGCTGGAGAACGCGATCAACCTCGCGACGACGGGGGCGACGCCGCTCGCTGCGGTCGACTGTCTCAACGGCGGGAATCCCGAAAAATCCGACGTGTACGGCGGGTTCCGGGCGATCGTCGACGGACTGGCCGACATGTGTTCTGAGCTTGGCGTCCCCGTCGTCGGCGGGAACGTCTCGCTGTACAACGACTCGGTCGCGGGACCGATTCCCCCGACCCCGACGCTCGCGATGGCCGGCACGAAGGCCGGCTACGACGCCCCCGGGATCGACCTCGACGGCGGCGGCGACCTGTTGCTCGTCGGCGGTCAGGCGTCGTCGCTCGGCGGTTCGGAACTGCTCGCGCAGTTCGGCGGGACGGATCGGTTCCCGGCCGTCCCCGAACGCGCCGCCGATCTCGTCGCCGCCATCGCCGCCATCGCCAACGACGAGCGAACGCTGTCGGTTCACGACGTGAGCCACGGCGGTCTGGCGGTCACGCTCGCGGAGATGATCGGGACGGCCGGTGCGGCGGTCGAACTGCCCGGAGCGTCACCGCTCGAGGCGCTCTTTTCCGAGGCGTCCGGACGCGTCGTCGTCGAGACGACCGACCCCGACGCGGTCCGCGAACTGGCGGGGGACGTGGCCACCGTCGAACGAATCGGCGAGTCGACACAGACCGGTCGACTCGACTGTACCGTCGGCGACGAGACGCTCTCCTACACGGCCGCCGAAATCGAGGCACTCCGCGACGCGCTCACGAGCGGCCTGGAATAG
- a CDS encoding winged helix-turn-helix domain-containing protein, with product MDSRDAPDWKFKERDVLVLRELSRDPQLSSRDLARLLDEKYDIDVSHVTVSESIRGMREEGVFREAIIPNEEYFYFALFEFKFNPEHFEARWRPAMTFIRDSPNTLFYFLSDGEYQWKSVMMFTSRDAQSKWIHEFYKDHGAVVDNLRNSVVTNVLKFRTDPEILASLHNGDEA from the coding sequence ATGGACTCGCGCGACGCGCCGGACTGGAAGTTCAAGGAACGTGACGTGTTGGTGCTGCGTGAACTCTCGCGGGATCCACAGCTCTCCTCGCGGGATCTCGCCCGCCTCCTCGACGAGAAGTACGATATCGACGTCTCGCACGTCACCGTTTCTGAGTCGATCCGCGGCATGCGAGAGGAGGGCGTCTTCCGCGAGGCTATCATCCCCAACGAGGAGTACTTCTACTTCGCGCTGTTCGAGTTCAAGTTCAATCCCGAGCACTTCGAGGCCCGCTGGCGGCCCGCGATGACGTTCATCCGCGACTCGCCCAACACGCTGTTTTATTTTCTCTCGGACGGAGAGTATCAGTGGAAATCCGTGATGATGTTCACGAGCCGCGACGCCCAATCGAAGTGGATCCACGAGTTCTACAAGGATCACGGCGCAGTCGTCGACAACCTCAGAAACTCCGTCGTGACGAACGTGTTGAAGTTTCGAACCGACCCGGAGATCCTCGCGAGCCTCCACAACGGCGACGAGGCGTAG
- a CDS encoding universal stress protein: MTHILLAVDDDEDRARVSAEDLAELKWGDGVTVTVLHVFTDNVEGANVSQIGSAREARDILEASGIEVILDETSGSPAEEIIDYAGEEDIDIICLAGRSRTPAGKAVFGSVSQSVMLDSDIPVLFCPTSDL, from the coding sequence ATGACACATATCCTACTCGCCGTCGACGACGATGAAGACCGCGCCCGAGTGTCCGCAGAGGACCTTGCCGAACTGAAGTGGGGTGACGGAGTGACGGTAACCGTCCTCCACGTATTCACCGACAACGTCGAGGGCGCGAACGTCTCGCAGATCGGATCCGCCCGAGAGGCCCGCGACATACTCGAAGCCAGCGGAATCGAGGTTATCCTCGACGAGACGAGCGGTTCACCGGCCGAAGAGATCATCGATTACGCCGGCGAAGAAGACATCGACATCATCTGTCTCGCCGGCCGCAGCCGCACCCCGGCGGGCAAAGCCGTCTTCGGCAGCGTCTCTCAGTCGGTCATGCTGGACAGTGATATACCGGTGTTGTTCTGTCCGACGTCCGACCTGTAA
- a CDS encoding transcription initiation factor IIB, which translates to MTDSTVRRYRNERDDEIEPSGRTDEREPDNQREHEHERELTCPECGARLEADSEHGETVCTECGLVVEEDSIDRGPEWRAFDSAEKDQKSRVGAPTTNMMHDKGLSTNIGWQDKDAYGNSLGSRQRQKMQRLRKWNERFRTRDSKERNLKQALGEIDRMASALGLPENVRETASVIYRRALDENLLPGRSIEGVSTAALYAAAKQARTPRSLDEMTGVSRVEKSEIARTYRYVVRELGLEIQPADPKSYVPRFASELGLSEEAERRARQLLDGAREVGVHSGKSPVGLAAAAVYAASLLTNEKVTQSAVSEVADISEVTIRNRYHELLEVEQNA; encoded by the coding sequence ATGACCGACTCCACTGTCAGACGGTATCGCAACGAACGCGACGACGAGATCGAACCGAGCGGGCGGACGGACGAACGCGAACCAGACAACCAGCGCGAGCACGAACACGAGCGAGAGCTGACCTGTCCCGAGTGCGGGGCGCGTCTGGAAGCTGACTCGGAGCACGGGGAGACGGTGTGCACGGAGTGCGGCCTGGTGGTCGAAGAGGACTCAATCGACCGTGGCCCGGAGTGGCGCGCCTTCGATAGCGCCGAGAAGGATCAAAAATCCCGCGTGGGTGCCCCGACGACCAACATGATGCACGACAAGGGGCTCTCCACCAACATCGGTTGGCAGGACAAAGACGCCTACGGGAACTCGCTGGGGTCGCGTCAGCGCCAGAAGATGCAGCGACTCCGCAAGTGGAACGAGCGTTTTCGCACGCGCGACTCCAAAGAGCGCAATCTCAAGCAGGCACTCGGCGAGATCGACCGGATGGCGAGCGCGCTCGGCCTCCCCGAGAACGTCCGCGAAACAGCCAGCGTCATCTACCGCCGCGCGCTCGACGAAAACCTGCTGCCCGGCCGCTCCATCGAGGGCGTCTCCACCGCCGCGCTCTACGCCGCTGCGAAACAAGCTCGGACGCCGCGCAGCCTCGACGAGATGACGGGCGTTTCGCGGGTCGAAAAGAGCGAGATCGCCCGCACCTACCGCTACGTCGTCCGCGAACTCGGCCTGGAGATCCAGCCGGCCGATCCGAAGAGCTACGTCCCGCGCTTTGCGAGCGAACTCGGCCTCTCAGAGGAGGCCGAGCGACGCGCCCGGCAGTTGCTCGACGGCGCGCGCGAGGTCGGCGTTCACTCGGGGAAGTCGCCGGTCGGGCTGGCGGCGGCGGCCGTCTACGCCGCCTCGCTGCTCACCAACGAGAAGGTCACCCAGTCGGCGGTCTCGGAGGTCGCCGACATCTCCGAGGTCACTATCCGAAACCGCTACCACGAACTCCTCGAAGTGGAACAGAACGCGTAG
- a CDS encoding phosphatase PAP2 family protein, producing the protein MLGLVVGQLVLVVLSLLAITSAVVVGRERLVQTRRSFRDRFAAIAPYVGLLAIVLVANKIARDIGPDLSWIIGFRITGRLHQADGLLLWPLYPNDTPQVVVWIQSMATPELTAYFAFIYVYGYVFLLIFPLVAYFALSRPEPLRRTMVAYGANYLIGVFCYILFIAYGPRNLIADQAEGLLYSQYAQYQFVTDAVNDETNVFPSLHTSMAVTAALLAWTTRDEYPLWVPISAALAVSVVISTMYLGIHWATDVIFGILLAWVSVKIGTRFEETPPTIGRFRHLLRYARSAIPGRS; encoded by the coding sequence ATGTTGGGGCTCGTCGTCGGACAGTTGGTCCTCGTCGTCCTCTCGCTGCTCGCGATCACCAGCGCGGTGGTCGTCGGCCGCGAGCGACTCGTCCAGACTCGCCGATCGTTCCGCGATCGGTTCGCCGCGATCGCGCCGTACGTCGGCCTCCTCGCGATCGTGCTGGTCGCGAACAAGATCGCCCGCGACATCGGCCCCGATCTGTCGTGGATCATCGGCTTTCGGATCACCGGGCGGCTCCATCAAGCGGACGGGTTGCTCCTGTGGCCGCTGTATCCGAACGACACGCCGCAGGTGGTCGTCTGGATACAGTCGATGGCGACACCCGAGCTGACCGCGTACTTCGCGTTCATCTACGTGTACGGCTACGTCTTCCTCTTGATCTTCCCGCTCGTGGCGTACTTCGCGCTGTCGCGGCCCGAACCGCTCCGACGGACGATGGTCGCCTACGGCGCGAACTACCTCATCGGCGTGTTCTGCTACATCCTGTTCATCGCTTACGGGCCGCGAAACCTGATCGCGGATCAGGCCGAGGGGCTGCTCTACAGCCAGTACGCCCAGTATCAGTTCGTGACGGACGCGGTCAACGACGAGACGAACGTGTTCCCGTCACTGCACACGTCGATGGCCGTCACCGCCGCGCTGTTGGCGTGGACGACGCGGGACGAGTATCCGCTCTGGGTACCGATCTCCGCCGCGCTCGCCGTCAGCGTCGTCATCTCGACGATGTACCTCGGGATCCACTGGGCGACGGACGTGATATTCGGTATCCTGCTGGCGTGGGTAAGCGTGAAGATCGGAACCCGATTCGAGGAGACGCCGCCGACCATCGGGCGATTCAGGCACCTTCTCAGATACGCGAGAAGCGCTATTCCAGGCCGCTCGTGA
- a CDS encoding CPBP family intramembrane glutamic endopeptidase gives MSLRSRIPAPLLAVLIAIGIAIVAYGGGNVLGFSLGRLLNALGVELSLRWSFILSVVTLQLVAFTGVSIAYLRYREWSLREIGVRMPTLEGWIVLGVGFVGMLILWLVGSIGSFVVGQRLGIEREPQAIFDLAQQDPLIFVLLGVLSILIVGPTEELLFRGIIQTRLRETFGVAAGITTASVIFAFIHITGFTTLAAGLLGVSVLFFVGLVLALSYEYTGNLVVVAIMHGLFNATQATLGYVGVRFGDPEAMALLTALL, from the coding sequence ATGTCCCTTCGCTCTCGAATCCCCGCACCCCTCCTCGCGGTTCTCATCGCGATCGGGATCGCGATCGTCGCCTACGGCGGCGGTAACGTCCTCGGTTTCTCGCTCGGCCGACTGTTGAACGCGCTCGGCGTCGAGCTCTCCCTGCGGTGGTCGTTCATCCTCTCCGTCGTCACGCTCCAACTGGTCGCCTTCACCGGCGTCTCGATCGCGTACCTCCGGTATCGCGAGTGGTCGCTGCGCGAGATCGGCGTTCGGATGCCGACGCTCGAGGGGTGGATCGTCCTCGGCGTCGGCTTCGTCGGAATGTTGATTCTGTGGCTCGTCGGCTCGATCGGCAGCTTCGTCGTCGGCCAGCGGCTCGGCATCGAGCGCGAACCGCAGGCCATCTTCGATCTCGCCCAGCAGGACCCGCTCATCTTCGTTCTGTTGGGTGTGCTCTCGATTCTCATCGTCGGCCCGACGGAGGAGTTGCTCTTTCGGGGGATCATTCAGACGCGGCTCCGCGAGACGTTCGGCGTCGCCGCCGGGATCACGACCGCGTCGGTGATCTTCGCGTTCATTCACATCACGGGTTTCACCACTCTCGCCGCCGGCCTCCTCGGCGTCTCGGTGCTGTTCTTCGTCGGCCTCGTGTTGGCGCTGTCATACGAGTACACGGGCAATCTCGTCGTGGTCGCGATCATGCACGGGCTGTTCAACGCAACGCAAGCGACGCTCGGATACGTCGGCGTCCGGTTCGGCGATCCCGAAGCGATGGCGCTCTTGACCGCGCTTCTATAG
- a CDS encoding Lrp/AsnC family transcriptional regulator: protein MGRPGIRIAPHDERKPDTDGRTEPNQDSMDRGLEQAVLELLAEEQHSVSGIADALDRHPVTVDRQCYDLQTDGYIAVATSGGTYRLTAKGRERLAADE, encoded by the coding sequence ATGGGGCGTCCGGGAATCCGGATCGCCCCCCACGACGAACGGAAGCCTGATACTGATGGGCGGACAGAACCGAACCAAGACAGTATGGATCGAGGGCTCGAACAGGCTGTTCTGGAGCTGCTCGCGGAAGAACAGCACTCGGTTTCCGGGATCGCCGACGCGCTCGATCGCCACCCCGTAACTGTCGACCGACAGTGTTACGACCTCCAGACGGACGGCTACATCGCGGTCGCCACCAGCGGCGGCACGTATCGGCTGACTGCGAAGGGGCGCGAACGGCTCGCGGCCGACGAGTGA